From the Leucobacter tenebrionis genome, one window contains:
- a CDS encoding D-alanyl-D-alanine carboxypeptidase family protein, whose product MTSTDPDPSLEPDGSPRGPHRSRGSRRARIIAATIAGAVLLSAGGYTAACALAPLPAPTIEYEGGAEHTVAADEAPALAAVRAGAIGVGSEGSGSGDDATAVGWLDGEQVWANTEEAMPIASITKLVTALVGLERQPIEGDGPVHVWTEADRQRQDDYLAVDGVAFPIPVGTEVTVKQMLTLAILPSANDFASAYAYSVFGDNDAFVAAVDDWKQRHGITSLVLAEPSGMDEANVASPADVLRIARLALQQPVLAELIATPRAELPWGIGVVESTNPLFSRIPDVRGAKTGRTDVAGYNLAAAQGALAGERPVVKLTVVLGRETPQGRITSSIAALTALDAAPQDLEVVAEGERIGSAVTVDGRRVPLVASAEKSVVLLPGEKASRIAELSPIRAGEAGRTAGAVRVESPEGGFEVPVLVGESFEEPDLLWRLLHPDRVFG is encoded by the coding sequence GTGACCAGCACCGATCCCGATCCCAGCCTCGAGCCCGACGGATCTCCTCGCGGTCCCCACCGCTCCCGCGGCTCCCGGCGCGCGCGGATCATCGCCGCGACGATCGCCGGCGCCGTACTGCTCTCGGCGGGCGGCTACACGGCGGCCTGCGCGCTCGCACCGCTGCCCGCACCGACCATCGAGTACGAGGGCGGGGCCGAACACACCGTGGCGGCCGATGAGGCTCCCGCTCTGGCCGCCGTCCGGGCCGGGGCGATCGGGGTCGGCTCGGAGGGCAGCGGATCCGGCGACGACGCGACCGCTGTCGGCTGGCTCGACGGCGAGCAGGTGTGGGCGAACACCGAGGAGGCGATGCCCATCGCGAGCATCACGAAGCTGGTGACCGCGCTCGTCGGGCTCGAACGGCAGCCCATCGAGGGCGACGGACCCGTGCACGTGTGGACGGAGGCCGACCGCCAGCGTCAGGACGACTACCTCGCCGTGGACGGCGTGGCCTTCCCGATCCCCGTGGGCACCGAGGTCACCGTCAAGCAGATGCTGACGCTCGCGATCCTCCCCTCCGCGAACGACTTCGCCTCGGCATACGCATACTCCGTGTTCGGCGACAACGACGCCTTCGTGGCGGCGGTCGACGACTGGAAGCAGCGGCACGGCATCACGTCGCTCGTGCTGGCCGAGCCCTCGGGAATGGACGAGGCGAACGTCGCATCGCCCGCCGACGTGCTGCGCATCGCACGGCTCGCGCTGCAGCAGCCGGTCCTCGCCGAGCTCATCGCCACCCCTCGGGCCGAACTCCCGTGGGGCATCGGCGTCGTCGAGAGCACGAACCCGCTGTTCAGCAGGATCCCCGACGTGCGAGGAGCCAAGACCGGCCGAACGGACGTCGCCGGCTACAACCTGGCCGCCGCGCAGGGGGCGCTCGCCGGCGAACGGCCCGTGGTGAAGCTGACGGTCGTGCTGGGGCGGGAGACCCCGCAGGGACGCATCACATCGTCGATCGCGGCGCTCACCGCGCTCGACGCGGCGCCGCAGGACCTCGAGGTCGTCGCCGAGGGGGAACGCATCGGAAGCGCGGTCACCGTCGACGGCCGGCGGGTGCCGCTCGTCGCATCGGCCGAGAAGAGCGTCGTGCTGCTGCCCGGCGAGAAGGCGAGCAGGATCGCCGAGCTCTCACCGATACGGGCCGGAGAGGCGGGGCGCACTGCGGGCGCGGTACGCGTCGAGTCCCCGGAGGGCGGGTTCGAGGTGCCGGTACTCGTCGGCGAGTCGTTCGAGGAGCCCGACCTGCTCTGGCGGCTCTTGCACCCGGACCGGGTCTTCGGCTGA
- a CDS encoding acetyl-CoA C-acyltransferase produces the protein MTAARTALIAGYARTPFTRFTGQLAAQPATVLGAHAARAALARAGVEPDQVDIVVAGQVLQAGAGQNPARQTAAGAGIPLDVPAITLNAVCLSGTEAVSQAARLIAAGEAEIAVAVGQESMSLAPHVIPLRAGTKYGTAQLIDTVDHDGLTDAFDQVAMGALTEQGNAPLGLTREQQDAFAAESHRRAAESAEFFAGEIEPFVVRARRGESVVAADDGIRADTTAETLAGLRPAFAGEGTITAGNASQITDGAAALVLVSEAAADRLGLSPLARVEATAFVAGPDTHLHSQPSRAIAAALEKLDGITPGDLAAVEINEAFAAVGVRSTDELGLDPAIVNRHGGAIALGHPIGASGARIVGTLARQLAELGSGSLGAVGICGGGGQGSAVVLRAV, from the coding sequence GTGACCGCAGCCCGCACCGCTCTCATCGCCGGATACGCGCGAACGCCGTTCACCCGCTTCACCGGGCAGCTCGCCGCCCAGCCTGCCACCGTGCTGGGAGCTCACGCCGCTCGCGCCGCTCTGGCGCGAGCGGGGGTCGAGCCGGATCAGGTCGACATCGTGGTCGCGGGGCAGGTGCTGCAGGCCGGCGCGGGTCAGAACCCGGCTCGGCAGACGGCCGCAGGGGCGGGGATCCCGCTCGACGTGCCCGCGATCACGCTGAACGCGGTCTGCCTGTCGGGCACCGAGGCGGTGTCGCAGGCGGCGCGCCTGATCGCGGCCGGTGAGGCGGAGATCGCGGTCGCGGTCGGCCAGGAGTCGATGTCGCTGGCTCCGCACGTGATCCCGCTGCGCGCGGGCACGAAGTACGGGACCGCCCAGTTGATCGACACGGTCGACCACGACGGGCTGACCGACGCGTTCGACCAGGTCGCGATGGGGGCTCTCACCGAGCAGGGCAACGCCCCGCTCGGTCTGACCCGCGAGCAGCAAGACGCCTTCGCCGCGGAGTCGCACCGGCGCGCGGCCGAGTCGGCCGAGTTCTTCGCCGGAGAGATCGAGCCGTTCGTCGTGCGCGCGCGGCGGGGCGAGAGCGTCGTCGCGGCCGACGACGGCATCCGCGCCGATACCACGGCAGAAACGCTCGCGGGTCTGCGACCCGCCTTCGCGGGCGAGGGCACCATCACCGCCGGCAACGCCTCGCAGATCACGGACGGCGCCGCGGCGCTCGTGCTCGTGAGCGAAGCCGCGGCGGATCGGCTGGGCCTCTCCCCGCTGGCGCGCGTCGAGGCGACCGCCTTCGTCGCGGGCCCCGACACCCACCTGCACTCGCAGCCGTCGCGAGCGATCGCGGCAGCACTCGAGAAGCTCGACGGGATCACGCCCGGCGACCTCGCGGCGGTCGAGATCAACGAGGCGTTCGCCGCGGTCGGCGTGCGGTCGACCGACGAGCTCGGCCTGGATCCGGCGATCGTGAACCGTCACGGCGGAGCGATCGCGCTGGGGCATCCGATCGGGGCCTCGGGGGCGAGGATCGTCGGCACGCTCGCCAGGCAGCTCGCCGAACTGGGCAGCGGATCGCTGGGCGCCGTCGGGATCTGCGGCGGGGGCGGGCAGGGATCCGCCGTGGTGCTCCGGGCCGTGTAG
- a CDS encoding IclR family transcriptional regulator has protein sequence MGDGVLDRVLAVLGCFSEEEPELGAADLAARTGLAPSTLHRLLAVLLERGLLVRMPAHRYAVGARLLELGELSPLALRLRERAIPHLMRLYEVTGENVHLGVLDGEPEDARVLYVGRVTGRRSIPTVSRSGGRGPLHATGVGKALLATRDETWLARFFATPLQRETTRTIVDETRLREDLGETRARGYARTREEMTLGNISVAAALPPVPGLPPIALGVVVHIDRADERLLARMVQQAARDVFAEVRD, from the coding sequence ATGGGTGATGGTGTGCTGGATCGGGTGCTCGCCGTGCTCGGCTGCTTCAGCGAGGAGGAGCCGGAGCTCGGGGCAGCCGACCTCGCCGCGCGCACGGGCCTCGCGCCCTCGACGCTGCACCGGCTGCTCGCCGTGCTGCTCGAGCGCGGCCTCCTCGTGCGCATGCCCGCCCACCGCTACGCCGTGGGAGCGCGGTTGCTGGAGCTGGGCGAGCTCTCGCCCCTTGCGCTGCGCCTGCGGGAGCGGGCGATCCCGCATCTCATGAGGCTCTACGAGGTGACGGGCGAGAACGTGCACCTCGGAGTGCTCGACGGCGAGCCGGAGGATGCGCGGGTGCTGTACGTGGGGCGGGTGACCGGTCGCCGCTCGATCCCGACGGTGAGCCGTTCGGGCGGGCGCGGGCCCCTGCATGCGACGGGGGTGGGCAAGGCGCTGCTGGCGACTCGCGACGAGACCTGGCTGGCGCGCTTCTTCGCGACGCCGCTGCAGCGGGAGACGACGCGCACGATCGTCGACGAGACCCGATTGCGCGAGGATCTGGGCGAGACGCGCGCACGGGGCTACGCCCGCACACGCGAGGAGATGACCCTCGGCAACATCTCGGTGGCGGCCGCGCTTCCGCCGGTGCCGGGGTTGCCGCCGATCGCGCTCGGCGTCGTGGTGCACATCGACCGCGCCGATGAGCGGCTGCTCGCGCGCATGGTGCAGCAGGCCGCTCGAGACGTCTTCGCGGAGGTACGCGACTAG
- the pcaH gene encoding protocatechuate 3,4-dioxygenase subunit beta, whose protein sequence is MTEAQSASAAPESLLAAPDQASQAEIDRETAELHAEYDRREAAGERFPRTILDFPPYRSSVLRAPTKDPKHTDPETIELWSPAFGQRDVKAIEADLTLNGGPGEPQGERITVEGRLLDSWGRPVRDQLIEVWQANAGGRYIHKRDQHPAPIDPNFTGAGRMITGPNGEYKFTTIKPGPYPWRNHVNAWRPAHIHFSVFGSSFTQRIVTQMYFPGDPLFALDPIYNTIRNQKDRDRLVGVYDHDLTVPEFSMGYRFDIVVDGPDQTWFENSTWFDEEDEH, encoded by the coding sequence ATGACAGAAGCGCAGAGCGCATCCGCGGCCCCCGAGTCGCTGCTGGCGGCTCCGGATCAGGCGTCGCAGGCCGAGATCGACCGTGAGACCGCCGAACTGCACGCCGAGTACGATCGCCGGGAGGCGGCCGGCGAGCGGTTTCCCCGGACCATCCTCGACTTCCCGCCATATCGGTCGAGTGTGCTCCGGGCGCCGACCAAGGATCCGAAGCACACCGACCCCGAGACGATCGAGCTGTGGTCTCCCGCGTTCGGCCAGCGCGACGTGAAGGCGATCGAGGCTGATCTCACACTCAACGGCGGGCCGGGGGAGCCCCAGGGCGAGCGCATCACGGTCGAGGGGCGCCTGCTCGACTCGTGGGGACGCCCCGTGCGCGACCAGCTGATCGAGGTGTGGCAGGCGAATGCGGGCGGCCGCTATATCCACAAGCGGGATCAGCACCCGGCGCCCATCGACCCCAACTTCACCGGTGCAGGCCGCATGATCACGGGTCCGAACGGCGAGTACAAGTTCACCACCATCAAGCCGGGCCCTTACCCTTGGCGCAACCACGTGAACGCCTGGCGCCCGGCGCACATCCACTTCTCGGTGTTCGGCAGCTCGTTTACGCAGCGCATCGTCACGCAGATGTACTTCCCGGGCGATCCGCTCTTCGCGCTCGACCCCATCTACAACACCATCCGCAACCAGAAAGACCGCGACCGACTCGTCGGCGTCTACGATCACGACCTCACGGTGCCCGAGTTCTCGATGGGCTACCGCTTCGACATCGTGGTCGACGGCCCCGACCAGACCTGGTTCGAGAACTCCACCTGGTTCGACGAGGAGGACGAGCACTGA
- the pcaG gene encoding protocatechuate 3,4-dioxygenase subunit alpha codes for MNTATAGGSAPTAPSSGVPARTHAPTPGQTVGPFFAFGTDFEKKHEIAFPHSPGAIVLSGRVLDGAGNAIPDSIVEIWQADSDGSVPRARGTLSRDGHTFTGFGRAFTDDDGHFEFWTREPGSVNGEAPFFAVIVYARGLPDKLHTRLYLPGDERALAQDPLLSSLGEEDRATLILERTPEGWLQKDIRLQGEKETVFLAF; via the coding sequence ATGAACACCGCGACAGCGGGCGGATCCGCGCCCACGGCACCGAGCTCCGGGGTTCCGGCGAGAACCCACGCACCTACCCCGGGTCAGACGGTGGGCCCCTTCTTCGCCTTCGGCACCGACTTCGAGAAGAAGCACGAGATCGCCTTCCCGCACTCTCCCGGTGCGATCGTGCTGAGCGGGCGTGTGCTCGACGGGGCAGGCAACGCCATTCCCGACTCGATCGTCGAGATCTGGCAGGCCGATTCCGACGGCAGCGTGCCGAGGGCCAGGGGCACGCTCTCGCGCGACGGCCACACCTTCACCGGTTTCGGCCGAGCGTTCACCGACGATGACGGCCACTTCGAGTTCTGGACTCGCGAGCCGGGGTCGGTGAACGGTGAGGCCCCCTTCTTCGCAGTGATCGTTTACGCCCGCGGCCTGCCCGACAAGCTGCACACGCGCCTGTACCTGCCGGGCGACGAGCGGGCGCTCGCGCAGGATCCGCTGCTCTCCTCGCTCGGCGAGGAGGACCGCGCTACGCTCATTCTCGAGCGGACGCCCGAGGGATGGCTGCAGAAGGACATCCGGCTGCAGGGCGAGAAGGAGACGGTCTTCCTTGCATTCTGA
- a CDS encoding lyase family protein, whose protein sequence is MHSDAHDGDTAVDAGLLSPITVGHDRLVSDAAFAACLVTAEAALARAWAEVGIAPVAAADAIAEALLPAEAARPEEPDEGAEGLSTVVELAALTREAVAGGNPVIPLVGMLRGLVPEHARAWVHRGATSQDIMDTALMLMSVDAGVQVLTDLAEIVDALAVFAREHRDETAAARTLTQHAVPTTVGLRAANWARAVERATMRLDDILVELPAQLGGAGGTLASFAQLGGERAARALPGVFAELLGLAVPDAPWHTQRWPVTELGDALVQTIDALGKLATDVATLSRTEIGEFAEGTGGGSSAMPQKRNPTGSVLIRSAAIRAPQLGATLHAAAALAADERPDGAWHAEWQTLRELLRLALGAAAHAGTLVRGLRVDREAVRRNLGITRGLIVAERLNLELGPIIGSDRVKRIVAEAGSGGDLEALIRAEPGLGEIDAAALLDPADYTGLAAQFVDELADDDPEPTAEETP, encoded by the coding sequence TTGCATTCTGACGCGCACGACGGCGACACCGCGGTCGATGCCGGGCTGCTCTCGCCGATCACCGTTGGCCACGATCGGCTCGTGTCGGACGCCGCGTTCGCCGCGTGCCTCGTCACGGCCGAGGCCGCGCTCGCGCGCGCGTGGGCCGAGGTCGGGATCGCTCCGGTCGCGGCCGCCGATGCGATCGCGGAGGCGCTGCTGCCCGCGGAAGCCGCCCGTCCGGAGGAGCCCGACGAGGGCGCGGAGGGGTTGAGTACGGTCGTCGAGCTCGCCGCGCTGACCCGGGAGGCCGTCGCCGGCGGCAACCCGGTGATCCCGCTGGTGGGGATGCTGCGCGGTCTCGTGCCCGAGCATGCTCGGGCCTGGGTGCATCGCGGGGCGACGAGTCAGGACATCATGGACACGGCGCTCATGCTGATGTCCGTGGACGCCGGCGTGCAGGTGCTGACGGACCTCGCCGAGATCGTCGATGCACTCGCGGTCTTCGCCCGGGAGCACCGCGACGAGACCGCGGCGGCCCGCACCCTGACCCAGCACGCCGTTCCCACCACCGTGGGCCTGCGCGCGGCGAACTGGGCCCGGGCTGTGGAACGTGCGACGATGCGGCTCGACGACATCCTCGTCGAGCTGCCGGCTCAGCTCGGGGGAGCAGGCGGAACGCTCGCGTCGTTCGCGCAGCTCGGCGGGGAACGCGCGGCCCGCGCGCTGCCCGGTGTCTTCGCCGAGCTGCTGGGGCTCGCGGTGCCCGACGCCCCCTGGCATACGCAGCGCTGGCCGGTCACGGAGCTCGGCGACGCGCTCGTGCAGACCATCGACGCGCTCGGCAAACTCGCCACGGACGTCGCGACACTCAGCCGCACCGAGATCGGAGAGTTCGCAGAGGGAACCGGGGGCGGATCCTCGGCCATGCCCCAGAAGCGCAACCCGACCGGCTCGGTGCTGATCCGCTCCGCCGCGATCCGCGCCCCCCAGCTCGGGGCGACCCTGCACGCCGCAGCCGCGCTCGCCGCCGACGAGCGGCCGGACGGAGCCTGGCACGCCGAATGGCAGACACTGCGGGAGCTGCTGCGCCTCGCGCTCGGCGCCGCGGCCCACGCGGGGACCCTCGTGCGGGGGCTGCGGGTCGACCGAGAGGCCGTGCGGCGCAACCTCGGAATCACCCGCGGCCTGATCGTCGCCGAACGACTGAACCTCGAACTGGGCCCCATCATCGGATCCGACCGCGTGAAGCGGATCGTCGCCGAGGCGGGTTCGGGCGGGGATCTCGAGGCACTGATCCGCGCCGAACCGGGCCTCGGCGAGATCGACGCCGCGGCACTGCTCGACCCCGCCGACTACACCGGTCTCGCTGCGCAGTTCGTCGACGAGCTCGCAGACGACGACCCCGAACCCACTGCCGAGGAGACCCCATGA
- a CDS encoding alpha/beta fold hydrolase — protein MTQPPIRLTEPVGPDGAPLVVLGHSLGTGTLIWEEVVPVLAAEYRVTLLTLPGHEGSPVAEQPFTLAELADAVAAAAGELGGGRFFYAGVSIGGALGLELALRHPEQVRGAAIIASGAELGSAEHWRARAALVREQSPASLVSASSKTWFAEEAFTQQPVMVGRILRVLQETPAEGYARCAEALASHDLRDRLDRIEVPLLALWGEVDTVGTEERQDEIVARAQRARKQMIPGAAHQPPAEKPEATAAALLEFFGGLR, from the coding sequence ATGACGCAGCCCCCGATCCGGCTCACCGAACCCGTCGGCCCCGACGGAGCGCCCCTCGTGGTGCTCGGGCACTCGCTCGGCACCGGCACTCTCATCTGGGAGGAGGTCGTGCCCGTGCTCGCGGCGGAGTACCGCGTCACGCTGCTCACGCTGCCCGGCCACGAGGGCAGCCCGGTAGCCGAGCAGCCGTTCACGCTCGCCGAGCTGGCCGACGCCGTCGCCGCAGCGGCGGGCGAACTCGGCGGCGGCCGTTTCTTCTACGCCGGCGTCTCGATCGGCGGCGCGCTCGGCCTCGAGCTCGCGCTGCGCCACCCCGAGCAGGTGCGCGGGGCGGCCATCATCGCGTCCGGCGCCGAACTCGGCTCGGCCGAGCACTGGCGCGCCCGAGCCGCCCTGGTGCGCGAGCAGTCGCCCGCCTCGCTCGTCTCCGCCTCTTCGAAGACGTGGTTCGCCGAGGAGGCGTTCACGCAGCAGCCCGTGATGGTCGGTCGGATCCTGAGGGTGCTGCAGGAGACGCCGGCCGAGGGCTACGCCCGCTGCGCGGAGGCGCTCGCGAGCCACGACCTGCGCGACCGGCTGGATCGCATCGAGGTGCCTTTGCTCGCCCTCTGGGGCGAGGTCGACACGGTCGGCACCGAGGAGCGGCAGGACGAGATCGTGGCTCGGGCTCAGCGCGCGCGCAAGCAGATGATCCCGGGGGCGGCCCACCAGCCGCCGGCCGAGAAACCGGAGGCCACGGCGGCGGCGCTGCTCGAGTTCTTCGGGGGTCTTCGATGA
- the pcaC gene encoding 4-carboxymuconolactone decarboxylase — protein MSRSLGPDASDETRYTEGMTVRREVLGDAHVDRAIERTTEFTADFQDYITRTAWGDVWSRPGLGRRERSVAVLTAMMALGHHEEFEMHVRAARTNGLTVDEIKEVILQAGVYCGVPVANTAMRLAQRVLEEMGEL, from the coding sequence ATGAGCCGCTCGCTCGGCCCCGATGCGTCGGACGAGACGCGCTATACGGAGGGCATGACGGTTCGCCGGGAGGTGCTGGGCGATGCCCACGTCGACCGCGCGATCGAGCGGACCACCGAGTTCACCGCCGACTTCCAGGACTACATCACCCGCACCGCCTGGGGCGACGTCTGGTCGAGGCCTGGGCTCGGGCGACGCGAGCGTTCGGTGGCCGTGCTGACGGCGATGATGGCGCTCGGGCACCACGAGGAGTTCGAGATGCACGTGCGCGCCGCCCGCACCAACGGACTCACGGTCGACGAGATCAAAGAGGTGATCCTGCAGGCCGGGGTCTACTGCGGGGTGCCGGTCGCGAACACCGCGATGAGGCTCGCGCAGAGGGTGCTCGAGGAGATGGGCGAGCTGTAG